The Acinetobacter calcoaceticus sequence TTATTTTTTTCACACCATCCTTTAATCATATTTATATCAGAAGGAAAATCAATTTCTGTCTGATCTATCTTATCTATCTCTTTAAAAAGAAAATCTCGTGCTTTCTTCTCTTTCTCAAAACTTGAAATATCAGGATCAAGGAAAAAAACAAATAATTCGTAATAGTTCTGTTGATTATCTTGTAATAAGTCTAATAATCTTTTTTTCACTACAACAGGCATTTCTATTCTCCTTTTGTGAGATATAAAATACCATACTTTACTCATCCTATAATCCCAGCTCCTCTTTGTTATATTACGTTATTAAAAACAGTTGTTTTCATACAAATCATTTAAATTCAAAAACATAACTTCTCACATAAAATTACATTCTCATCTTTAGAATAATTTAAATGCCTGCTTTTATAAAAAATATGTAAATTTTAAACCTTTATTACATTATAGTTACCTTTAAAATTATAAAGATTAAAAAATTAACAAAAAATTTAAAAAAATAATTTTATAACTAATTTAAAAACAAATGAAAGGAGAAAGCAAATGTTTAACTCATGCTATAAATTATTAGCACAAGAAAAAATTAAAATCGCTTTTTTCGAAAGTGCTTCTGCTGGCTATTTAGCTTACCGCTTTTCTTTAAGCCCCTACTCTGGCGATATTCTTATTGGAAGCTTAGTGAGCTATGACTTACGAGTTAAAGAAAATACACTTCATATTTCTTCTGAACTCGTTGAAAAATATACAGCAGAATCAATGCCTGTCACTGTAGAGATGATCAAAAAAGGAAAAGAACTTCTACATGCCGATCTTTATGTCGCTTGTACTGGTCTATTAAAAAAAG is a genomic window containing:
- a CDS encoding CinA family protein; translated protein: MFNSCYKLLAQEKIKIAFFESASAGYLAYRFSLSPYSGDILIGSLVSYDLRVKENTLHISSELVEKYTAESMPVTVEMIKKGKELLHADLYVACTGLLKKGGSETKEKPVGTFFYSIYYKNQFYNFRRVFRGLPCLKLRQLLYYINQDIEYIILDNKK